In the Pectinophora gossypiella chromosome 27, ilPecGoss1.1, whole genome shotgun sequence genome, TCTCGATGTGCTGCAGCAGACACTTGCGGCTGAAGTAGGAGGCTGCGCACACGTCGCACACGTACGGACGCTCCCCCGTGTGCACGCGCCGCTCATGGATCTGTTAAGACCTTAACATTATCAATCGTCAAGACAACACAGTCTATGCTACACCCcggacaggggggttaaaatggccacattgaagcaattcatccaagaaagtaatattgctatttgacatttgtttgcattgcgcacttacttttataagcgcaaatgtcaaatagcaatattgcttttttagatgaattgcttcgatgtggccattttaaccccccagttcatacaaaacacctcgttttacacagacaataaatattgacgttatcgtaactttatagatccctagtttggttaggacattacaggctgatcatctgtccaaaagtaagatgatccgtgcttaaggcacgtgaagccgttggtcccggttactacttacgtaagtagtcgttacatgagtcatgtcaggggcctttggcggctcaatagtaaccctgacaccactgttgatgggtttggtaggtaatccacacgatagaagaagcgccccgcattgggcccgcgtggtatccacccatagggaaggcccgtgccccagcagtgggaacgttaatgggctgatgatgatgatgatgatgacttactaTTAACTGCGCGTTGTCTAGAGCGAGATAGTTGCAGTGTTTGCACTTGAGGTCTCTCTCCATCCCATGGTACGATCTACAGTGACGTTTGAGCTGGTTGGATGAAATGAAGCTTTTGCCGcagaactaaaaaataaaatcccattaattattttgtttactaaggtttttagcattcctgtgataaggagagaTCTCCTCGCATGgtagtcgatatttgttttttttccctGCAGATTATAATGCCCATGACGACCTTTTTAATATACTGTTGCGGAGTTCCGTGTGTCCTAAAGTTCGCGGACGAGTGgaatgcaaagttgaagtatgaactatttgctaacgacctctgtggtgcagtggttgagcgttgggctcacgatccggaggtcccgggttcgaatcccggtggggacatatcacagaaatcactttgtgatccatagtttggttaggaccttacaggctgatcacctgattgtccggttagatgatccgtgcttcggaaggcacgttaagccgttggtcccggttacttcttattgatgtaagtgagtaatcgttacatgagtcatgtcaggggtctatggcggctcaataaataccctgacaccagggttgatggggttggtaggtaatccacctcacaacccacacgatagaagtagaactatttactcatacttgtatggcccGCGTttcgctcacttggcccttccaacctctttattCTGTtccgtaggtacttacttcacaTATAAACTTGAAACCCAAATGTTTCTTCGCGTGATTAATAAAACACGCCCACTTACTGACAGACTTTTTACACACTTTACATTTCACGGGTCCGTTCCGGTCGAAATCTCCTTCAATTAAACTCAAATACAGTTCTCTTTTCTCCTTCCTACTATTTTTCTTTGGCTGAACGCTTAGCGCCTTTGCCTCATTTACTTCTTTCACACCGCCATTTTCTGTTATCCTATctaattcaatttcaattttaaatcCGTCAAAATCAAAGCAATCCGTCgctatatcttctaaataatcattatTCTGCGTTTGTTCAATATTTTCTTCCTTTAAGCTAGTTTTATTTTCAGGGTTACTTCGTTTATATCCTGATTTTATGAGTTTTCGTTCAGTCAAGTGAGCTTCGTTTCTGAGTTTTAATGATTTGTTAACTGTATATGTGCAATTTGCGCATATTTGTTGCGGCAGACCGTCGTTTGGttgaatctgaaaaaaaaatatcgtgcGTGatatctctaatttggtcatcgtaagtccttctcggtcttcctttgccagccctaccatcaactttcgctttatataccgcttttgcaattctattatccttcatccgcctTACGTGtacaaaccaacctaacattcccattcattcattaattataaattatttaatattaatacagcctccgtggtctagtggttagagcgttaggctcacgatctggaggtccgggttcgattcccgatggggacattgtcgaaatcactttgtgagactgtcctttgtttggaggacctttcaggcttgaatcacctgattgtccgaaaaagtaagatgattccgtgcttcggagggcacgttaagccgttggtcccggctattagccgtaaaaacacctccaccaacccgcagtggagcagcgtggtggagtatgctccataccccctccggctgattgaggggaggcctgtgcccagcagtgggacgtatataggctgtttatgtaatattaatattcacaCGCCATATGGTTGAGTGATAgacttttttgttacaatacgtatttaattttatttcatttcatttcataacactctaactactagaccacagtGCTTGTTTATTACCCTTAAAACAAAAAAggacaaaaatattatgtacttttGGCCTTactgctaaatagcaatttctttcacCCCATATTAGGGTGAATCTACTACATACGTACTTACTACTAGAGTATACTTAGGTTATAACTTACTTTTAATCCCGTCGTTAAAGCTAGTACTAGCGAATATCTCTCAATTTGGTCCACATTAACAAATATTGGGCTTAAATTATCTCTACTAAGGCATAATCTGCATACTTCTTCTACCATTTTCACTCCTAATCCCTTTAAAACTTATTTCTAACGCAATTTTCTATATTGTTTACGTAAATAAATACGTGAAACACTTTCTAACAGAGTATAGCCACAATAATACggctaaaataaaaagttatgtcATTTAAGAATATGATATCGTTGATATAGGCTTTCTTATTTGGTCACGTTATACACCGTGCGTGACAGCGcgttcttttttaaatgtcaGACGCAAGGAATTCAAAGTTTACAgccagatatttttttaaagttaatataactaatttattattttgtgtacttctctactaataatataaaaaataataataatgtattgaaTTAATAGCGTTTTGTAATAGGattttataaactaaaaaatgTTATTGAAACGAACAAGCCCTTTTAGTACTTCTACTCCATACTAGATGGCGCTAGacgttaagaaaaaaaatgtgacctCTGTTAAGCTGCCGCTGTTTTTACTTGCATTGTAAACTttgcataatatttattattacctatttataccttattttttattttgtacctatattcttacaaataaagcacTTTGAACTTTGAATATAGTgtaaattttttaacaaaattaaaattataataattattttattattatggaattctatattttatatagggaaataggcgtgagtagaAATTATCTTTGTaatgtgtttgtgcaataaaatttattattattaaatactttttggtacaatatttttagatagatagattaattatttatttattctacagCCACACttgcatacctacatacaatacaaatcaacaacaaaacaaaccacaaacaaaatgtttttttaacacAATGTGCATTTTTCACTTCGTAGGAAtctttcttgttttttctttaatactCTTCGTGGAATGGATATTCAGGATGGTGAGTgctgaaacaaaaataagtattattctaaattcaagcattttttatttgcttACAAAATATGGATCAATAATGGACTTTCCCGgttacgtttctcaaaaacaatgtagatggcgctgccaTCTGATGggtatgcttctatgctgttctgggagcaaataaaaaaacatagaaaacgctgcttgtcttcccgggcatgtcgtcaaaaccgacagagggattgtgtcctctaacatgatggactaatgttatgggcgataggctggtcccttatcaccataaggtttatcatatccagcttacgacatcgtatcaacactggctgcaatttatctttgattacttgtggtgtatgtatgtatgtatggcgcTGTTAAGCTTTAACAGacacttaacctctcatatgccgagataccagacacaatagattttacattgtgtctggtcgagatccgcgttccggcgttcgaaaggtatatctttatttttgggtaaaaaagtgaaaaaattcTAAAAAAGGCGGATGATTTAGCTCGTGAATCTGGGTTAAAATCAAGTGacattttcaatcgcaaaagtatagaattgaaaataattaaaaaacaaaacatgaattttgcgacagaaaattgcacagtatcgtggtctgaatcatccctcaaagttttcgttacgatgtcactaacaccatctAAGACCATCATGAGagatacttttttttgacgtgacttattgtagaattgccgtagatgtcattaactacttggccggacaaatggggagcgctgagggctctcacccggtacaacgtttaagacaacaggcctgagggtgcgtcgtctgagagggagaatatttgaaagaattaatcgaccctagtgggtcgatagcgaagcgctgaatgagggaaatcgtggactgcgccggcgaggtcggtatcggggttctgaatgGGAGGTACTGTACTTACTCTCCCATGCTGCACAAGCGTCCGTTGCACTCCAGCTCGGCGATGCTCTGCAGGTCCTCAGGAGAGAGCTGGAAGTCCAGCACATCGAAGTTCTGCGCTATACGGTCCTTGTTGACGGACTTCGGGATCACTATCATCCCGCGGTCGATAGCGTATCTAGAAACGATAAAATATAAGCAAGAAAGTCcctgcttcttctatcgtgtcacttgtgaggtggagtaccaacctcatcaaccctggcagggttactattgagccgccaaaggcctctgacatggctcatgtaacgactacttatacttacatcagtaagtaactgggaccgcttaacgtgccttccgaagcacggatcatcttattttcggacaatctggtgttcagccagtaatgttcttatcaaactagggaccacaaagtaatttttgtgatatgtccccaccgggaatcgaacccgggacctccggcggcccaacgctcaaccactggactatagAGGTCGTTATTCAAGTCCCGGCCACCagcttatgtaaaaattgacgattcaaagtgttacctattgaataaagatatttttgaatttgaatataaaagtttctttagaaaaaatatttttacttgtaaatatttcttcttttaatagaatagaatagaaaaagtttattataaaaggacgccacacacacaaaaaaaaagacaacaacatcatatcaaatttccactaaacaattacaaaaaagcaagacggatgtttgtcgaaatgaccataaggtggtggt is a window encoding:
- the LOC126378787 gene encoding zinc finger protein 22-like, yielding MVEEVCRLCLSRDNLSPIFVNVDQIERYSLVLALTTGLKIQPNDGLPQQICANCTYTVNKSLKLRNEAHLTERKLIKSGYKRSNPENKTSLKEENIEQTQNNDYLEDIATDCFDFDGFKIEIELDRITENGGVKEVNEAKALSVQPKKNSRKEKRELYLSLIEGDFDRNGPVKCKVCKKSVSKWACFINHAKKHLGFKFICEFCGKSFISSNQLKRHCRSYHGMERDLKCKHCNYLALDNAQLIIHERRVHTGERPYVCDVCAASYFSRKCLLQHIESHRHTTSVQCELCPASFKSRRHLAKHRYGAHSDKRRMRRRQQATDASIDRMQV